A stretch of Ipomoea triloba cultivar NCNSP0323 chromosome 11, ASM357664v1 DNA encodes these proteins:
- the LOC115995992 gene encoding ATP-dependent DNA helicase PIF1-like, which translates to MTNSIGTPEIVWETIWEHLSEDAEYHLRKTLQKPDLVLNNSDKRNFALIEIEKILSAMGKSLSDFAPMPTPNINMYTVVTNRLIQEELAYDCDSMKFENQLLVKQLNKEQREIYDEIIDDIENNSGGLFFVYGYGGTGKTILWNALFLGLRSKGAIVLNVASSGTLLAELIIRCKLIIWDEAPMMHKHCFEALDRTMRDLLRCKNPNSLDTTFGGKTVVFGGDFRQILPIAQIGDGVLGNSRDRDFEITIPNQFLLETNGDPIATIVESTFPRFRSGNNDTTDLQHSAILAPTLDVVDSINQFMNDHNSGEGKTYLRCDSECKSNSNGDMLSDLHTPEFLNGLRCSGVPNHSLTLKVQSPVMLLRNIDHSLGLCNGTRLILTRLADHVLEGQIMCGMNAGAKVLIPKMSLTPSDIILPFKFQRKQFPLMLSYAMTINKSQGQTLTNVGLLLKKHVFNHGQMYLEVSRVSSPRGFKILIAGENVPFQNTTTNVVYKEIFNNV; encoded by the exons ATGACTAACTCAATCGGAACACCAGAGATTGTTTGGGAAACAATTTGGGAACATTTGTCTGAAGATGCCGAATATCATCTAAGAAAGACTTTGCAAAAACCAG ATTTGGTGCTAAACAATAGCGACAAAAGAAATTTTGCCTTAATTGAGATTGAGAAGATCTTATCTGCTATGGGTAAGAGTTTGAGTGACTTTGCTCCTATGCCAACACCAAATATTAACATGTACACCGTGGTAACAAATCGATTGATACAAGAGGAATTGGCATATGATTGCGATAGTATGAAGTTTGAGAACCAGCTGCTAGTTAAACAACTAAATAAAGAGCAAAGGGAGATATATGATGAGATTATTGATGATATCGAGAATAACAGTGGAGGGTTGTTCTTTGTATATGGTTATGGTGGAACTGGTAAGACTATTTTGTGGAATGCATTGTTTTTAGGTTTAAGGTCTAAGGGTGCGATTGTTTTAAATGTTGCTTCAAGCG GTACTCTTTTAGCAGAGTTAATTATTCGTTGCAAATTGAtcatatgggatgaagcacctatgatgcacaaacattgttttgaagCTTTAGATAGAACTATGAGAGATTTGTTAAGGTGTAAGAATCCAAATAGTTTAGATACGACCTTTGGTGGGAAAACTGTTGTTTTTGGGGGAGATTTCAGGCAAATATTACCA ATAGCTCAAATTGGTGATGGAGTTCTTGGTAATTCCAGAGACAGAGACTTTGAAATCACCATTCCAAATCAGTTTTTACTTGAAACTAATGGTGACCCAATTGCTACCATTGTTGAAAGTACTTTCCCTAGATTTCGAAGTGGTAACAATGATACTACAGATCTACAGCATAGTGCTATTTTGGCTCCAACTCTTGACGTCGTGGATAGCATCAATCAGTTCATGAATGATCATAATTCGGGTGAAGGTAAAACTTATCTAAGGTGTGATTCTGAATGCAAGTCAAACTCCAACGGGGATATGTTATCAGATTTGCACACTCCTGAGTTTTTAAATGGTTTGCGCTGTTCTGGAGTACCAAATCATTCTCTTACTTTAAAAGTTCAATCACCAGTTATGCTATTAAGAAATATTGACCACAGTTTAGGATTGTGTAATGGTACGAGACTTATTCTTACAAGGTTGGCGGATCATGTGTTGGAAGGTCAGATCATGTGTGGAATGAATGCAGGAGCAAAGGTTTTAATTCCCAAGATGTCATTAACACCTTCAGATATCATATTgccatttaaatttcaaaggaaacaatttccgttGATGCTATCTTATGCCATGACAATAAATAAGAGTCAAGGACAAACACTTACAAACGTGGGTTTGTTATTGAAGAAGCATGTGTTCAACCATGGTCAAATGTACCTGGAGGTCTCCAGAGTAAGCAGTCCAAGGggattcaaaattttgattgcTGGTGAAAATGTACCATTCCAAAATACAACTACAAATGTTGTgtataaagaaatttttaataatgtctAA